AGCGGCTGCTTGGGCCGCCAATAAGCGACGATATTGGCGTTGACCTCGGATTCGGACGGGATCTCGACGAGCTGCACCGATCCCTCCCCCCAGTCGCCGATCGGCTCCATCCACAGCGAGGGCCGCCGCTCCCAATGCTGCACATCGTCCTGATAGGCGGCGATGTCGCGCTCGCGCATCAGAAAGCCGAGCCCCTTGGGGTTGGCGTCGACAAAGGCCGATATTTGTAATGTGTCGCGGTTGGAGACCGGGCGCCACAGCCATTCGTCTTTTCCGGTCAGCATTTGCAGACCATTGGTTTCGGCCACGGCCGGCCGCACATCGTCGGTGCGGCGATTGTCGAGCGGCGTGAACAGCGAGGAGGCCGCGGCGCCGGCGAGGCCGAGATGGTCGATCGCGGCGCGTGGAATCAGCGTCAGCTCGGCGTCGATCAGCGTCGCCTCGCCCGGACGCAGCGTGAAGCGATAGGCGCCGACGACGCTCTGCGACTCGAGCAGGGCGTGGATGACGAGGGCGTTGTCGGCGAGGGTGGGCTTCTCGATCCAGAATATGCGGAAGGCCGGAAACTCCTCGCCGCGCGGATCGGCGGTGCGGATGGAGAGGCCGCGCGCCGTGACGCCCAGCGTCTGCCCGCGCGCCACCGCCCGATAGAAGCTCGCGCCCTGGAACAGAGCGAGCTCGGTGTCGCCGCCGTCCTCGCGGCGGCCGATGACGCGAAAGCCGGAGAAGCCGATGTCCGGAACCTTGTCGCCGACCTTGACGCCGCCATAGTCGAATTTCGTCTGGTCATAGGCGATGCGTCGCGCGAGATTGTCCTCTACGACATAGAGCTCGA
The sequence above is a segment of the Methylosinus trichosporium OB3b genome. Coding sequences within it:
- a CDS encoding glucan biosynthesis protein, whose translation is MLERRDVLKAALTTLAASVGPGRGQAQPAPAAPPPGGPAPFNRDTVLDIARAVAKRPFAPPPSDLREPFANLSYEQYVGVKTRPGAAIWSGENRGFSIEPLHRGFIFTAPVELYVVEDNLARRIAYDQTKFDYGGVKVGDKVPDIGFSGFRVIGRREDGGDTELALFQGASFYRAVARGQTLGVTARGLSIRTADPRGEEFPAFRIFWIEKPTLADNALVIHALLESQSVVGAYRFTLRPGEATLIDAELTLIPRAAIDHLGLAGAAASSLFTPLDNRRTDDVRPAVAETNGLQMLTGKDEWLWRPVSNRDTLQISAFVDANPKGLGFLMRERDIAAYQDDVQHWERRPSLWMEPIGDWGEGSVQLVEIPSESEVNANIVAYWRPKQPLVTGKEATYAYRQFWCWAPPARPPLAIAATARGGRSPYPKMRRFIVVFMGEALADPQRVANLRADLTTSPGAATNIRTFVNPQAKTCRVVFDVDPAGETFCEMRLVLRSGDETLSETWLYRWTL